One window of Quercus robur chromosome 12, dhQueRobu3.1, whole genome shotgun sequence genomic DNA carries:
- the LOC126708300 gene encoding uncharacterized protein LOC126708300, translating into MVDEARDESMKEQMVVLFGYVDAEGFVKERFFGLIHVVDTAALTLKKGIYSLLSQYCLDIQNIRGQGYDGASNMRGMWNGLQALILNDCPYAYYIHCFAHRLQLALVKASKQVVPISHFFLTLLFLIKIVNASCKRNEQLKVANVNEIACLIDLEELETGSRLNQIGTLQQPGETRWSSHFRSVSSLLRMFSSTVEVLQNIIDGAIDGENRAEGESTYKGLASFEFVFILHLEKEIMEITDKLCQALQSQSQDILNAMHLVSSTKALIQKFRDDGWDGLLTTVISFCEKHRIDVLHMNAHYVARRGQARNQQDNVTNEHHYRVNIFYATIDSQLQELNYRFNEDAMELLRFSSALEPQETLKSFRISDLCLLVKNFYPQDFTDYDKQVLEKELYRFEHNVVQDPEFKKLKSLFELSQWLVRTGNSEHYKLVYRMVRPVLTLPVSTATTKQAFSAMKLVKNELRNKMEDDFLNDSLMLYIEKDIVSTFSLDSIVDDFEDLKERRVPFS; encoded by the coding sequence GGGGATATATTCTTTGTTATCTCAATATTGCttagatatacaaaatattcgAGGGCAAGGATATGATGGAGCAAGCAACATGCGAGGTATGTGGAATGGATTAcaagctttgattttgaatgattgcCCATATGCTTACTATATCCATTGTTTTGCACATCGCTTACAATTGGCATTAGTAAAAGCATCAAAACAAGTTGTTCCcattagtcatttttttcttacattgctTTTTTTGATCAAAATTGTTAATGCTTCATGCAAGCGCAATGAGCAATTGAAAGTTGCCAATGTTAATGAAATAGCATGTTTGATTGATCTTGAAGAGCTTGAGACTGGAAGTAGACTTAATCAAATTGGCACTTTACAACAACCTGGAGAAACACGTTGGAGTTCACATTTTAGATCAGTTTCTAGCTTATTAAGGATGTTTAGTTCAACTgttgaagttttacaaaatataattgatgGTGCAATTGATGGAGAAAATCGGGCAGAAGGAGAGTCAACTTATAAAGGTTTagcttcatttgaatttgttttcatcTTGCATCTTGAGAAGGAAATTATGGAGATCACTGATAAactttgtcaagctttgcaaAGCCAATCTCAAGACATTTTAAATGCCATGCATTTAGTTTCATCTACTAAAgcacttatccaaaaatttagagatgatGGATGGGATGGCTTACTCACCACTGTAATATCATTTTGTGAGAAGCACCGCATTGATGTCCTGCATATGAATGCTCATTATGTTGCGAGGCGAGGTCAAGCTCGTAATCAACAAGATAACGTTACAAATGAGCATCATTATcgagtaaatattttttatgctacaaTAGATTCTCAACTACAAGAACTAAATTATCGGTTTAATGAAGATGCAATGGAGTTACTTAGGTTTAGCTCAGCTTTAGAACCTCAAGAGACATTAAAATCTTTCAGAATTAGTGATCTTTGTTTGTTGGTAAAGAATTTCTATCCACAAGATTTCACAGATTATGACAAACAAGTGTTGGAGAAGGAGCTTTATCGTTTTGAGCATAATGTAGTCCAAGATCCagagttcaaaaaattgaaaagtttatttGAGTTGTCTCAATGGTTAGTGCGAACTGGAAATTCAGAACACTACAAACTTGTTTATAGAATGGTGAGACCTGTGCTTACTCTTCCAGTTTCTACTGCTACTACAAAGCAAGCATTTTCAGCTATGAAACTTGTCAAAAATGAACTTCGAAACAAAATGGAAGATGACTTTTTGAATGACTCTTTAATGTTATACATTGAAAAGGATATAGTTTCGACATTTAGTTTGGATTCAATAgtagatgattttgaagatttgaaagagCGTCGAGTTCCCTTTTCATAG